The sequence TGATTGTGCGTTTCCGAGTGCTAACGTTAGCTGGTTAGCCGCGTTCGTTAAAGTCACTGAGAAAGAGCGCTAACTAGCCGCTAGCCATCACTTGACCACTTACAAACCATGATTAATACACAAATGAGATCTGACATGGGCAAAAACGCTTTGGAAAGACACCGTTTTACCTGTCAATCGAAATAGGAAGGCATTTAGCCCCGTCCGGCTCAATACATTAGGGGTGTCTCATCGGAAGCAGCGTAGAGAAACTGGATCAGTCGCCTCACTTTACTGGATCTGGCACTTTAAATGAAGATCACACCATCAAAGGTGAGTATTTGAGATTGGTAGAGGTCTAAGTGAATCTTGTGGCCTTTGTAGGTTGTTTACAAAGCGCTTGTTTGGTAGAAGCTACAGGCTAGGTTGGTTTGGCCTAGATGGCTAGCCGATTAATAACTTTCCTCACGTTAGTTAATGATCTTTGTTCATGCACCAGATAGCTCATCCGATCATCAGCGTCTGCTTTTACACTCCCCAAGCCCGATTAGGGAGCATTTGTAAAGGTTTTAGGATCGTCGGTTCGTCGTTTAACAGGTAACGTTAAGTTAACCCCGCGTAGCTTCGCTAGGTCAGAGTGTATGTGGGGTTTGCTCAGACTGCGATTTTATATATAACGTAACGTAACTCTCCGCAGAATGTCTGCCAGCTGGTGATTACAGAAGCGTATCATCACATCACTGTGATGGGAGTGTTTGGCTGGTAACGCTGGTGCTggaggtgatgatgatgatgatgatgaagcccCATGACTAGCGTGTTGTCAGTTAGCCATCAGGCTGGTTTCCTGTCGGGGGAGGGGGGCTGACATTAGCCAGGGATGTGATGCCTAACCATAGTTATCCAGCAAACATTGCTCTGTCATGTAGTACGGGTTTAGACTTTAGCGTGACGATGGAGACGTTAAACGAGTCCGGTCGAGTCCGATGAATGGCTAAGCCATCTAGAGAGGTAAGGTCCGCGTTACCTGTCACCATCACTCAGTTTAACTCGGGTTAGTTTGCTCAGGGTTCAAGGGCTTTTCTCAAgttatttatagttaatgtaAAAGAACAGATGGCACGCTGCTCAGATTTGTATTTGTTAGTCTGTGTAAAGAAATGCTTTCGTCTTTTTAGATGGATAATGGTCTCTGACCAGGTGAATACAGGACAGGTTGTAAGAATTCCCCTCAGTGTCACCTGCAGGTTCAGCTTTGGTGATGTTGTATACATAATAAAAGTACAGCTGATGCATTATGCACAGAGAAATGTCTCATCAAAAATAGGGTCGTGGTTTGTTGCTTCTGTTTGCCTGAGGTAAACTTTATTCTGGAAGTTCATAGGTAGATCTGTGTCAGATGCCATCTTTTTTTGTCCATCACTTCCTCCCACAGCAGTCTAAAAGTGTGATTGACAGTGGTCCTAGTTCAAcgggcttttttttctttcctgtgaagcatttattttgtacaaaccTTATTTCAATTGTACTAGAAGAATAAGTCTCATGCATTTAGCTGGATATGCAGGAATGGGCCTACATGCACAAAAGGACCAGGATCTGTACTGTCACGTACACTTTTCTTTTTACACAGTATCCCTTTTCTTTCCATCTTATTGACATTGTTTTGGAGTTTCAGTGGTGCTGAAATCCAGCTGATCGCCTGTAGTGTTATTACagggcttatttttttattagctgtttagAAATTAGATTAATTATAACTTTATGTAACCTAGGCAAATTTTAATTGGGGaatgtttttttctcaacatGTTTGGTTAAATTAGGCAAAGTTCTGTAGTAGTTGTGAACTTGGGCTTACTTGTAGAAACATGAATTCAATGTAagccaagttttttttaaagaggtggTAGGATAATGTAgtaatgattgatttttttgatgattttttttgtgatttgttgttttttttgtttgttcctcttatttttttctacatgtttgttttttttctgtttgttcatcAAAGTTTATTTGCAGCCCTTCTATTCATGTAGGACTCTAAGGACAGTTTGAAATGTGGGAAGATAAGTTTAACACTTATTGCAAGTGAATCAAACATTTTACAGCTAATTAAGATGAAATTGATAATCATACATCCAGCTTAGCTGTTTGCATCTGTTCTTGTTTTAAAGCAGAAACTGTCTTGCAGTTATGCACGTCTTACTTTATTGATTCCTGTGGTAGTATTTGTCATTCAATACTCGTCACTGTGTAAAAATGATGGTTAAAGTTGTTCAATGTTTATCACGGCTGCATTTAGTCACTTTGACATTAGTTTGAAGTGGGATATCTAGTGGGTAGCAAAAAACCAacaagctgttttcttttttgtggcTTAGTCATAACTTGTGAAGTTTCTCTCTGTTTGCTGTACCTACTTTTTTGTTCTTGTGCTTCACACCAAATAAGTGGAATAATTTCTGGGacatgtaacacattttaactttgtattttgAGAAGGTCTCACTGGCCATCTTAAAAGTCATAAATTACACGGAGCTGACACGCTATTACACTAGAAGTAAGGACCAGTTGTGTTACAGAACTTTATTATGAATTGGAAAATGTTTGATGGAAAGCCATAATTGTTCTTGTTGCATGTGCATTCAACATGAGAAGGTCATTTAATGATCACAGTCCCTTACTGTACTGTAGTCAAGGGAATTTATTGCATGTTTGATGTTTAACTGGCCTGACAATAACCAGACAtgccatgaaataaaattaattgaaaaggATCAATTAAATGTCAAAAGCTCCTGaggataatttattattatttggttagTACAAAACATATATCACTAGTTTTTGCtagtgttattaaaaacaaatcttataattaatttattaatattattttttacttgattTCATCCCTTGAAACAGGATAATCACAGATCAGTAAACAGAAAAAACTTAAtatatcatatttctttttttttttttttttgtagtttaatcAGATTCAGGAATAAAATGTCAATCTGAGTAGTACTCATGTAAAATGAGTGACAGAATGGTGAAATGCGCCTCAGAGGGTTATATTGAATGTTAATATTTCCAAAGCCTTCTtcacatattttgtatgttaccaacattataatttttaatacaggcctataaattcatatttcttattttgagTTATAAAAGCTGCTTATAAATCACAAAAACAGAACTAGATATGCAGTAAGAGCATCTTCTGTGGTGCAGAATGTAATGTTTCTGTTTGTACTGTGACATACATCTATTTTTCTCATGGTGAACTGCATGCAGTCCTTGACAACATGAATCATCAAGCCCATATTGAGAAATATGCCttagcaaaacataaaaaatacaagcaTCTCAACGATATCTtactgtaccttttttttttttaaatatatatatatattatatatatatatatatatatatatatataatatatatatatatatatatatatatataatcaatttaaaatatttatgttggtaaattaatgtaaaaaagtgTTATTATTTCATAGACTTTCGTCCTGAAAATCTTGTGAAATGGTTGTGTTTGAGGCTGTAGAAGTGTTTCCATCCTCTGATATTTTGTGGATCACATGAATTCTTTGCCCTGCCTCAGTTAGGTCAGCTGAATCATTCTCCGCTCCTACACCATGAGTGGGGTCTGAGCTGCTATTTTGCTGTCAGGCTCCAATGTGGTGGATGCTTCATCTAAGTGTGCCAAAGTtcaattttatttcttgtttatttcttgttttcttaTTGGAAAATGGGAGCAGCTCTGCCCTGGCAACAAAAGTAGGCTATTTGCATACTCTTCTGTGATTGGCTTGAACATTGATGGGCTTGCCAAATCACACTGTATCTTCTTGGTGATAGGCTATGCTAATTAGGTGCTGTTGCTGGGATTCTGAATAGTGGTGGGATTCTGTGTGGCTGTGGTGCATTGTGTTGCCTGGCAAGAGATGCTGATATATGAGCAAGCTTCTTATAATTATTGCAATTTACAGCTAAAAAGAACAGATTTCTGACCAAAATTTTGTACATGActttttctctatttattttctctatttagTTAGAAATtgagaagagatttttttttctgtacagttacattaaatgattttttttattattattattgctatgaTTTAATAGTTATTGCCTTTGTCTTTGTGGCATTCTTCTTAACAGGGATGTGTTCTGCAATATTCTGATAAACAAGATTAATAAATTCATAGATTTtttgtacatatgtatatattcacTTTCTATCCAATTGTGTTTTAGTTCTTGTGCTACAAGCCTATGCttaatttttgttgtataaaaatcTCAGAGATGGTTTTTCTCTTCCAAGACAGAGAGAAATGGGATAGTCTTAATAACCTGAAAGAGGTTTGCGGTTCAAAGGATCACAGGGAGAGAGGAGAATTTTGTTCTAACACACACTAATTTACCTTAAATTTCCTCTAGGGGGAGAGACCTCAGCATGCAAACCCTCGTCTGTCCGGCTTGCACCCTCTCTTTCTTTCCATGCTACTGGTCTTCAGATGGCTGCTCCCATGCCTCATTCGCACCAGCAGTACAGTGACTGTCACCAGCAGAGTACAGACCAGTCTGTCACTGTACTGCCATACAGTGATCAGACACAAGCACTCACTGCCAGCCAGGTACTGGATGCTACGCTGCTGTTTATGCACTTAGTTCTTTTGCATTGTGAATAAACATGGATGATGCACGCTCAGTTATTGCACTTTGTGAAATGAATACTTCCTGTTGCTTTTCGCTTAGACTTGGGATTATTTTACCTCTTAGtcaaaagtatgtgaatttgttacaaaatttaaaatgtgtcACCTAGTAAATCCACGTGTTTCCCCTTCTTTTATTGCAGAGGCACATGCCCCAGTGCTTTCGTGACCCCACTTTAGCTCCTTTAAGGAAGCTCTCCATAGACCTGATCAAAACCTACAAACACATCAATGAGGTaaaatttcttcattttattgcTATTCTCATATCTATATTACGTTCCTTGCCATAGTGCAgcataaaataaagctaaaaaaaaaaaatagtagtaaagTACAAAATTATGATAGTAGATCCTAAGTAGTCATACCTCTGAAAAGATTTTTAGGAAGTTTTCACACTAAGTTATGTGTGCAACCATGCTCAAGGATTTTTGAATTGACACTAATGCTGTGAAACTTACTTGCTCTCCTGTATTAGGTGTAttatgcaaaaaagaaaagacgGCATCAACAAGGTCAAGGTGAGGACTCCAGCCACAAGAAAGAAAGGAAAGTCTTCAATGATGGCTACGATGATGAGAACTACGACTATATTGTCAAGAATGGGGAAAAATGGATGGACCGCTATGAAATTGATTCTTTAATTGGAAAAGGGTCATTTGGACAGGTATAATGTCTTGAGTTGTCTTTAAttgtttaagatttatttatttttgaaaaattattgttGGCTAAATTATTGTTTTGGACTTTGAATGCAAAATCCATGGCTGGCAAAATGATGCATGGTATAATTGCCATTTCAAAGTAGTTTTAATATCTTATAAGGAAACAAAAGTATTGTCTTATGTGAATGTAATTGGCACTTTTTTAGGTTGTAAAAGCTTACGACCGAGCTGAGCAAGAGTGGGTAGCAATTAAGATTATCAAGAACAAGAAGGCCTTTCTGAATCAAGCTCAAATTGAAGTACGGCTTCTCGAGCTCATGAACAAACATGATACAGAGATGAAATACTATATAGGTAAGCAGCCTGTTTAATTCTTTGATCATTTCAAAATCTTTGCATACAGTGCATTCCTtcgattttaaatataaaaatctaaatgtatttcttttctcAGTACACTTGAAACGGCACTTCATGTTCCGGAATCATCTTTGCTTAGTATTTGAAATGTTGTCATACAACCTGTATGACTTGTTACGGAATACGAACTTCAGAGGTGTCTCTTTAAATCTGACACGGAAGTTTGCCCAGCAGTTGTGTACAGCACTACTGTTTCTCGCTACACCTGAGCTCAGTATCATCCACTGTGACCTAAAGCCAGAGAACATCCTGCTATGTAACCCCAAGAGAAGTGCCATCAAAATAGTGGACTTTGGGAGCTCCTGCCAACTGGGACAAAGGGTATTGTGAACCGACGTATTTTTTGAATGTGAGGAAAGTGTGGAGATTGTCACAGAATGCTTAGAGTAATTGATTACGTATTCCTCCTCCTCCATCAGATATATCAGTACATCCAGAGTCGATTCTACCGCTCCCCCGAAGTGTTATTGGGAATGCCATATGACTTGGCCATAGACATGTGGTCTCTGGGATGTATTCTGGTGGAAATGCATACAGGAGAGCCTCTATTCAGTGGAGCCAATGAGGTAATGAGCTGTATGAGttggtattaatattattaatgatgatgatgattattattattattattattataactaatgTTTCCCGTGTCCTTAAACACCATGAATACAAAGTTTAATGATTGACAACTACATTGATATGTGGGAATGAATCCCctaaattattgtttaatgtgTGTACAGAATACAGGAGTTAGATTCTACATAACTAAAACTGAATGTTATCGTAAAAAAAACCAaacggtcacactttattttaaggtccaattctcgctactaacaaaccattaactatgacattTCCCTCAAACTAcaaatgttctgtttatttacagttagcaagatagttgttaagtttaggtgttgggtaggattagggatgtagaatatggtcatgtagaatatgtgctttgtaagcactagtgctgggcaacgattaatcttatccaaaacaaaagtttttgtgtacataatatgtgtgtgtactgtgtatatttattatgtatatttaaagacacacatacagtatatatttaggaaatttaaaatttacatgtgtgtatatttatattcatataatttatattatgtataaatataagcataacatttttcatatatacatacataaacatgcatgtgtgtgtgtatatatatataaaataaatatacacagtacacacacacataatatgtacacaaaaacattGTTATCCAGCactaataagtattaataaacagcatatatattataaataggcATGCCAATaatcaactagttaatagtgagaattggtccctatactaaaagTTTTGCTTAATAAACTTAATTCTTTAATTGAAACCCTATCAGGTGGACCAAATGAACAAAATTGTTGAAGTACTTGGGATCCCACCCAATCACATTATGGACCTAGCACCAAAAGCCAGGAAGTTCTTTGAGAAGTTGTCAGATGGCACATGGAGTATTAAGAAGACCAAAGATGGAAAAAGGGTACACGTTACTGATATTTTGAAGTACAATCACTATCGTGGGATTTTTGTTTGTGGGAATGCTTGTTATTGTTGCTAGAATGTCTTTCTGCTTTTCTGTGAGCAGTACAAACCTCCGGCATCTCGAAAGCTCCATGTCATCTTGGGAGTGGAATGTGGTGGACCAGGCGGTCGTCGGGCGGGAGAATCCGGCCACGCAGTAGCTGACTACTTGAAGTTCAAGGACCTCATTCTCAGAATGCTGGACTACGACCCCAAGACGCGAATTCAGCCCTACTATGCCCTCCAGCACAGTTTCTTCAAGAAAACGACAGATGAAGGAACCAATACAAGCAGTAGTGTGTCAACAAGTCCTGCACTTGAACAGTCGCAGTCATCAGGGACCACTTCTAGTACATCCTCAAGCTCAGGTTCTACTATGATTTCATCTGTTCTAGTCTCTTAGCTCTTGTTTGTTACTTACTTGATGGTAGTGTTATTCTCGGTAAAGCTTAACGCAGCTTATTTCCTCTGCTCCAGGAGGATCATCTGGAACAAGCACCAGTGGCAGAGCAAGATCCGATCCAACTCACCACCATCGGCACAGCGGCGGGCATTTCGGCACAGCCATGCCAGCCATAGACTGTGACAACCTTTGCCCTCAGGTGAGCCCACCTGGTTGATCTTCTCAAGTAAAGCAATTTAAAATTTGGCCTTCATGactgaacaatgtttttccttgTTTGTGCAGGCGAGACAGCCTTATCATCCACCAGTAGTATGGCCTGGAATAGTAGGACCAGAACCTGTCACTGTAGAGACTCATCCAGTCCAGGAAACCACTTTTCATGTGCCTCCCCAGCATCCCAAGGCATTGCACCCCCatcaccaccatcaccaccacgGACAGGTCATAGCAACACGACCACGGCCGCGACTCTACAACTCGCCTACCAACAGCGCCTCCACCCAGGATTCCATGGAGGTGGTGCACGGTCATCTGTCCATGACATCCCTGTCTTCCTCTGCATCCTCTTCCTCCACATCTTCCTCTTCCACAGGAAACCAAGGCAACCAGGCTTACCAGCTCCGCCAGCTTCCTGCCAACACCCTGGACTTTAGCCAAAACGGGAGTATGAGTATGAGTATGGGTTTGGGTGCCTTCTCAAATCCTCGCCAAGAGACTGGTATGGCTGGACATCCCACGTACCCTGTTGCCACAAACACAGGAACTGGTCACTTTATAGCAGAGGGACACCTGGGCATGAGACAAAGCATTGATAGGGAAGATTCTCCGATGACTGGAGTCTGTGTTCAGCAGAGCTCGATGGCCAGCTCGTGACTTTAGCTGAAATgggtttgtttttctgtgtgaattttgtttttgtttttgttttgttttgttttgttccgtCCCCCTCCCCCATGGTGGTGTTTtcattttctcctgttttttCAAAAGGTGCATAGAATAAAAGCTGCTCACTTCTGAGGGGAGATATCACTGAACCGCTACAAATTGAAgagtatttaaaaagtatatatgtatttCCATCTTTTTTACGTTGTCGATTTCTAGATAAGTTAATAATACTGCAAATAACCATAGTGAAACTGAGACACCCATCTGCCGATTCACTCACCTGCATACAGTACTTATTTACCATCTGTTACACCAGAAACTaggagatttgtttttatttgttccttTTTTCGTTTAATACAGTGAGCATTTCAGAGCTGTGAGCTGTCGTACAGCTTTTTATATGTAAAGCAATGCAAAACATTTGTTTAGTTCAAACATGTGAAACATTGGACATTATAATTTGGCTGGTCGTTCTTTTATTTACCCTTTAAGTGAAACTTCTCTAAAGAGCTGTGTGTTTAAACCTGTAGCGTGTCAAGGAAGCAGTACTTGCAGTGATATTTGGTGTTGTCGGTATCGTGTAACTCTTCGAGAGGGGGCACATAGCTGCGGAGCTCCGGTGGCGAGCGCTGGCCTAGCGGCAAGGAGGAGCTGGTGTTAGACAGGCAGGTGCAGTACTCTTCAGGCCTGGAGTCCTCCAGACCGGACGGCTTCGACTACATACAGCAGCTGAGGAGCGACGAGGGGGGACAGATCCGGATCCAGGTGGATCTGGGGCTGTTGTCGAGAACCCTTAGGCCTTATGACTTTTGGACCTTGACTGAAAAGGAACTGGACTTTATCATTAAATAGAGATGATGGCTGTCctctattttttaacatttagagAGTCCTTAATTGGTTAGGGAAAGTGAATGAGATTGGTTATCCAGAGGCCTTTATTTAGCAAAGATTTCTCATTTAAGGGACTCCAAATTGCAGGGTCTTGCTCAAACGTCCCTAACATGACTTCCTAAAATAGCCGAAGTGGGATTTCACATAGAAGGTATTCATTCCCATTAattggctttctttctttttttcactctttATTTCACGTCAAGCATGTGGTTCCCATTGAAAAACATCTGCATAAATTTGCCTCTTTGtgttgaacacagaagatatGTAATGAGATTTATGTGACTGCCTTTTTTCTCCTCTTGAATTATGCTGTGAATTTTACACAAATtactttttcttctttattaccatctttctttctttcttttgatataccaaagcagtttttttttgtttttatagcacTAGGTGTCTGTAAGAAATAATGTAGCAGTTCACCACTTCATCCCAAGGTTCATCAAAGTCCATTTTAGTCTGTATACTCTCAAACTGGAACTTCTGCTGAACTTCATGTTTTAATggtaacaaaaactgaaattggTTTAATATATGGATAAACCGCCCCGATTTGTTAcctttttcatttgattttcctGTCAAAGGGAGGGAAGGGACACTGACAGTTGCTCTGCAGGCTACAGAGTAGCTGAGAGATCACAAATTATTCTGAGGAgagaaaagtgttttgttttgtatttaccTGGTCTATCAGTCAGTG is a genomic window of Cyprinus carpio isolate SPL01 chromosome B15, ASM1834038v1, whole genome shotgun sequence containing:
- the dyrk1ab gene encoding dual-specificity tyrosine-(Y)-phosphorylation regulated kinase 1A, b; the protein is MAAPMPHSHQQYSDCHQQSTDQSVTVLPYSDQTQALTASQRHMPQCFRDPTLAPLRKLSIDLIKTYKHINEVYYAKKKRRHQQGQGEDSSHKKERKVFNDGYDDENYDYIVKNGEKWMDRYEIDSLIGKGSFGQVVKAYDRAEQEWVAIKIIKNKKAFLNQAQIEVRLLELMNKHDTEMKYYIVHLKRHFMFRNHLCLVFEMLSYNLYDLLRNTNFRGVSLNLTRKFAQQLCTALLFLATPELSIIHCDLKPENILLCNPKRSAIKIVDFGSSCQLGQRIYQYIQSRFYRSPEVLLGMPYDLAIDMWSLGCILVEMHTGEPLFSGANEVDQMNKIVEVLGIPPNHIMDLAPKARKFFEKLSDGTWSIKKTKDGKRYKPPASRKLHVILGVECGGPGGRRAGESGHAVADYLKFKDLILRMLDYDPKTRIQPYYALQHSFFKKTTDEGTNTSSSVSTSPALEQSQSSGTTSSTSSSSGGSSGTSTSGRARSDPTHHHRHSGGHFGTAMPAIDCDNLCPQARQPYHPPVVWPGIVGPEPVTVETHPVQETTFHVPPQHPKALHPHHHHHHHGQVIATRPRPRLYNSPTNSASTQDSMEVVHGHLSMTSLSSSASSSSTSSSSTGNQGNQAYQLRQLPANTLDFSQNGSMSMSMGLGAFSNPRQETGMAGHPTYPVATNTGTGHFIAEGHLGMRQSIDREDSPMTGVCVQQSSMASS